The region ATGTGACATTTTCCAGGCGTGAatattcaggaatgaaaattctTCCTCTTCTTGGCGTTGATCAGCTATGAATAAGCTTTCACAGATTTCTCATACCCTGCGATCAGACATTCTTTTTGTCCTGAGTGCCAGTAGATTATCATGGTGTGACTGATTTCTGAAGAATCTGATcaatttcacggcgtgaaatttTACCCTTGTTTCACGCcgtgaatattaatttttcactcccgatttcacggcgtgaaatttTCCCCTTAATTTCACGGCGTGATTAGTTTCACGCCAAGAGTGAAAATTgaatttcacggcgtgaaatatGAATTTCACGCACCGTGACCGTGAAAAAAATTCACGGTTTTCAGTGAAatccataagccccctttttgcGTGAAGGGTCACATATATTAAATAAATCTCACCCACTGGTCCAAACAGATGGCCGATCAACCCATTTGGTAATGCCACTGATTGGAATttaagagcgtgaactcgtttGTGGCAGTTGTAAACAGCTCTCTGATTGACTCCTGGTTTTGATATGGGGCGAACTGTTCCATCAACaaagccgaaacagctgtccaagGCCGCACCTTTGTCATGAATTGCTTCAGAATAAGTTTGCAGTTGGTCTGGAGACATGATAAAATGATTCCACTCAGATATCCTACGGCCATGACCATTGTACATCCACTTGGTGACTTCATTGCTTATCATACTAAGCTCAGGTACTGATCTTCCAAAAATTGGAATCATATCAGACAGTCTGCATGGATAGGCAAAGCGCTTTAGCATAACACAAACTCCTTCTGTTGCATCACAAATGGTGCCATTCGGACATATGAAGGTATCAGGCATGTGTAAAGCATCGACCAACAAAGGGATGTCTGTCTTTTCAAATCTGAAGTCTGCCTTACACTCGGCTGAGTCTTTGTTTTGGAGGGAAAATCTTTCGTAATCCCAATGGCGAAATGGAAGGTTTTGTGGAGTGTATTGATCATAAAGCGCAGCAAATTCTTCGATGTCTATTACTTCTCCTTGAAAAGAAAATAGTAGTGCTTCCTGTACAGTCTTAAACGAGTCTTGAGTCACTCTGTTGATGAATTTCAAGTGTTCTCACTGTTTTGCAGACCGCGTTTCATGAAAAGTTGTGTTGTTGAACTTAACTACAAATTTCCCGCGCTTGGAACGCGGTGCTCTCCCCAGTCCACCCTAGGTCCTCACGTTTTTCCGGACCACTGCGTCCTCGTTTCTTAAAGTCCGTATTCTTGGCTTGCAGTCACGTGACTTCCGgtacaatttgccattttcatcCGCCATGTTGGGGTTCCaaaaccaatatggccgccagtGTGTTGACCACGTAGTCACCAACTCGTGAACCTAAATGCGATTTTCTCTAATTCTGCTGCCTCAAAATGCCTATGTGCCTGATCGTTGGCTGTTCTAGAAAGACTGGTCGAGGTAAGGGAGTCCGATTGTGTCGAGTTCCAGCTATTATTACAAATCAAGGCCCAGAAGTTGAGGAATTGAGTATCGAGCGAGGGCGATTGTGGATCTCTGCAATAAGCCGTGCTGATCTTACGGATAAAATCTTGAACAGTGATAAAGTTTGCGACCAACATTTCCATTCTGGAACTGCAGCTCCTTTGTGGGATCGTTACAATATTGACTGGGTTCCCACTCTCAATTTAGGCCATGACAAAACGGCGACGCAAAGTGAACAACATCAAGCGCAATCGCGAGAGGCTCGAGCGGAGAGGTCAAAGGAAAGGCGAAAATGTCACGCGGAACAACAGGAACAAGAACATTTACTGAAGCAGCAGAAATTAAATGAGCCTGGAATTCCCCTTGCTGATTTTGCTGCTGAGATCGAAAGTGCAAGTACCAGTTCAGAACAAGTCCAAGTGGAGAACTTAGACTTGCAACTTACAGACCAGCTTTCGTTTGGAAATAAGACAACCGTCattattgactgttttgaagTTTTTTGTGTAAAACTGACAAACGTCCTGGCTAGAGCACAAACGTTCAGCTCGTACAAACACCACAACACAGTCAAGGTCCTCATCGGCATAACCCCTCAAGGCTGCATCTCCTTTGCCTCAGAAGCCTGGGGGGGACGCACCTCAGACAAGTATCTCACGGAAAATTGTGGGCTGCTCAACAACTTGCTTCCTGGGGATCTAGTTATGGCAGACAGGGGATTCACTGTTCACGATGGTGTTGCCCTTAAACAAGCAAAACTCATAATTCCAGCATTCactaaaggaaaagaacaacTGGACCCTGTTGACGTTGAAAGAACAAGGGGGATCGCACATGTTAGGATCCACGTTGAACGAGTTATGGGACTTTTACGCAGGAAATGCACTATTCTTGAGAATACCTTGTCAGTAGATTTTTTAACCTGTAATCCAACTGGAAATCCTGAGATCCAGGTACCTATGATCGACCGCATACTCAGAGTTTGCTCTGGACTTGTCAATCTATGTGGCCCCATTGTCCCATTTGATTAGATTAATCTGTGCAAAATACAATGGAATCCCAATTTTGTTAACCTCTAAGGCTAGTGTAAATTGGTTTGTGAAATCAGAGAGTTCAAATCAATGGTTAAAAATAGTTTAAGAGAGGAAATGACTCCGAGTCCAAGTTATCAGAAGCTTTAAAAAATAGAGGATTTACAAAACTGGGATTCCATTGTACTTATGTAAACCATGCTGTTTCGAAatttgttggttcaattttaaaatgttgtaaatGTGTGTACCACCACCTGGGGGAAGTCCCTTATGGGGTTGTGTGGCCAATTTGAATATGGTTTTTAGGGATTTTTTGTCTCAAATATGGATTTCGCCTGAAATTAAATGGGATTCTAAGAGGTTCAATGAGGAGATTAAagaatgaaaattagttttgaaACACCACCAGACAGTTAACCCACAAGCAACTCCGGCGTTTAGAGGATATTTTCGATGTCCATATTCTTTGATGTTCATTCTTGTCTAAGACAGGGTATTATGACTCAAGCTGGTTATGAAAAATTGGGAGATGAGTGACTAAGCCGTACCTCCCCAGCTAAAGATATGttgagtccccccccccccctccccaaaggTAACAATGTGCTTTTGTAAAGCTAATTTTATATGTTAAACccaagaaattgaaagaaatttgttCATTATAACAATGAGAGGTTTCTCCTGTCATGTAATTCCCAGTTGATTTATTTGAACATACAAATTGCCCGGGAGTCGCTGTAAAGCTATTTTACATGTTAAACCCAAGGAGTTGATATTTATTAATTATAACAATGAGAGGTTCATCCTGTCATGTCATTCCagttcatttatttgaaaatacaacttgtaaaaccaaaaacagccagttttaattaattatatttcgaaaagggaaaaaagacaaaCGAGAGTTGACCAGTTAGACAGTTTGTTTACTTGTAAATATATCTTCATCATTGATCATTAATAACTGTACAAAAAGGAAAGGTACTTAGATGTTTACCACTAGATTTATACCCCTTAATGGCTGCAGTTTTTTAAGCCATTAGGTTGAAGTTCTTTATCATACGCCTACATTAGAAAATTATTACTTACACCTTTCACTCCCAGGAATGACTAGCAAATAAATTCTCCTAACGATTTTACTACTCTGTCAAGGAGACAGGTGGTGAGAATTTGGAAAATTATCAACTATGGGAAAGTGTCTTTATGTTACACCAAATTCTCAAGAACAGAGAACAAACATTTGTATGGTCATCAGTTAGGAGAATTGAATTTCAGATCTTGGGAGTGAAGGGTTAAGGGGATTACGATTTGTAAAGCAATGAAAGGGAAGTATTTTAATTTGTCAAACCTTACTGGATGCCAATTGGTTGAAAGagtttattttgtaaataattagCAATAACACCTGAAGCTTTTTTGTGTGTCTCAAAAACTATTTAGTTTACAATGTGAGATAGCTGTCCAGGTAgctaaaaaaattttaatgctgCAATTATTGCAACGGTTCTTGTAAGTCACTAAAATTTAAAACGATGGAGACTGAGACATCAGACCAGCTTGAAGACAGGCCACTAAATGTGGTCGCATTTTTGTAATGTCAAAATTCAGGTTTTGTGGATTGGATCTAAATACAAGACTTGTCGCAAAAGCAATAGCAAAAACCCCACAGTCActtccatttctttgctgttggCAGGGTGCATACTCGAGTTTCTGGAAGCTATCTGCTAATACTAAGTCTTTGACCTGATCTTCAACTTCTTGTGAGATGATGTCATGATATAGACTGTTCCGGGAAGGCATCCTATTGAACTAACACAAACACAGTGATTGTATCCTGTATGCAATAACTGTACAAATTCACCAGAAACTACATTAAAATTTCGCACTGGACCTAATGTAGGACGCTGAAAACCTtcaatcaaagggttaattttcTGCAAAAGTACCTGTGCACTGTGGATAATTGCACCATCAAGCCAACCATGGGGGGACATAATAAGCTGATAATCTTGTTCATCAAGATTTCTGAGTGGACGATATCGTTCAGATTCACTAGTTGTAACCATAGTAACCTCCGCGTCATCAGCACTTTCCTCTTCACTGTCATGATAAGATTCTTGTGCATTGTCAAGTTCATAGGACGTAGGTTTATCATCATGAGATTGAGAAGAACAAGTGGTAGGTGCAACTGGGGTTTCCTGACATGTCCCTGGAACTGCGGTGCTGGCATGAAATGGctttgcatgttttgttttgcaatCGGTGCATTTCCAGGTTGTCTTGCTGTTGTTGGGCAATTTCTTGTAACCAAGGCAGGTCAAGTGAAAAAATTTTCCACTCTGGCAATCATCGCTGTGGCACTCAAGTAATTTGTCAGATTGCTGTGGCACTGCTTGGCAAATACAAATACTGTTGAGAGATAAAGCCTTAGCCATTATTTCTGGAGAtttctcctttccttttttcgaCCGCTTAAACTGTGGTAGCCTGCAGCAGTGTGGGCAGTACCACACCCTTGGTAGCGGGGTTGAGATTGCTAAGCACGAGGGATGAAATTCAACAAATGGGCAGTGGAGGTTTCCACATTTCACAGTGTTTCCACATGATGGCATTCTGCAGAAACAAATTCCAACACCTGCTTGTGGTATCTCATCAGAAATGTCACACTTCCTTGTGTACCATCTGCCTAAAATTTCAGGCAAAATACATGTTCTCCAGAAAGTCGTAAGTTTTGGCAAAACCTCCTTCCAGTGACCATGGTCAGGGTAAATTCTTTCTTTGATAATTGTTGCACGGTGAGAACTGTCAAAAgcacaaacaacaaaatcattGTACTTCCGTTCAGGTAATGTCAAAAGCTGTTGttgaacttgaaaaaagtaGTTGTGGTTTCGTTTCAGCTGGAAATTACCGGCTACCTTTTCCAGGCAAGCATTCTTCTTCAAAACATAACTGTCAAAGTGATATCGGTCAATACAAATAGGACATTTGACCTCTCCGCACCCCAGTCCACAGCATGAGCAAGATACTAAGAAGTCTGGAGTGGCATGAATCCAAGGGTACTCATGGTTGATAACTAAGCCACACTGCGAGAGTTTAAAGTCATCAtgactgtttttcatttcttcttcATAGGCTTTAATTGCATCAGCTTCATGTTTGCACCCATGAATCACTGCTTTTGTGTTTACTTTAAATAGATTTGGATAGCAGATTGTGTTGATCAGTGATTGTGATGGCTGTGCTGGGTTTGTCCGGCAGACTGCTCCACTCATTGACGCACCAATACGACCCGCTCTATGTCAAAAAATGCACTCCCATTTGCCTGGCTTTGCGTATCTCTCTCAATTTGTGCAATGTCTTTACTTGACAAGCAAATTTCTACATTAAAGCACTTCTTTAGTAAATCAGTGTATGTGAGGTTTaaattgtcattgtcaaaaaggTCTGCGATTGTTTGGATACTGCTGCTTTCTGATACAAACTGGTCAGAGTAGGGCTTGATAAGACTTAAAGCCACTGGTTTAATTTTTGATTTGTCTAGACTTTCATAAAGGGTGTTCATTTCAGTCTCCGTGGGAACTTGTACTGTTAGTTCTCTTCTGCTGCCGGTGAAGGATGTTGCCTGAGCCTCTCCTAAGTTATCGAGTTTTTCATCCAAATCCGCTTTAAGTTTTCTGGCGGAGGTCAAATTTATGACGCGCATTTTTGCATATGGGACATCTTTTACAAATGATGGCAACAACCACGTACATTTAACTTGGGTACAGGGCAACTTACCGCGAATCCTCGTCCACGCTTCGATATAAAACAACACACTTGCAACATGCGAGCAAGTTTCCGAGAGCCCTGCTTTGCACCCTAAGCAGTGGGCTGATTTGACTGTTCCGTCTTTTTCGGCGACAACCCACACATAGATCAAAGGGTCATTCATTCTTTGTGAATGTCTCACTTTTCCTGTAACAACGTGCTTTCCAGCGACAACACAGCCTTGAATGCCTGATAAAAATCCTGAAACCACAAAGTTGTAGGCTTCCAAACTCTTGTATGCTTTGAACTGCTCTTTCGTGTAGAAACTCGTTTCCAAAACCAAGTAGCAAATCCATCGCTTCGATAGGTGGAAGGCACTCCGTGTCAAACTGTTGATCGGGAATGGTGACCGGATCGACTCCAATTTCGGCGATTTTTTCAACGTATCTTCGTTTTACGTTGTCGTCAAGTTTAGCACAATACTCCGACAATATTGGGATCTTACTACAAAGCTCGTCAAGCGAGGGGATGCATTTTCCAAAGAACTCATCGTATAGTACACAGCGATGGCATATATGCATAATAAACACATGTAAATTTTACCCGCGGTGGAACCCCAACATGGCGGATACCCAAATATGAAAAATAcagtgacgtcacgtgcaagcCAAGAATTAGAATGTTAGGAGTCCCCGAGATTTCACCAGATGAATCCGCAGCTTTGACAAGTAAACTTTGTCTgaatatttttaaagaaatgggCGCCAATGTAACGATCAATGACATTGACACAGCACATCGTGTCCCCAGCAGAAATAGCAACGGGAAACCCAAGCTGATAGTGTGCAGATTTCTTAGACGATTGGCGAAAGATATGGTCATGTCTGTTCACAAAGATATTTGCAGAGTAAATCTGGCTGCTGCTGGACTACCTGAGGATTCTTTACTAAGCGCGGCTAGAATTCTTGATCATCTATCACCAAGAATGCAAACTGTGTTATTCGAGGCAAAGAAGTTCAAAGAACAGCATTGTTATCAATATTGCTGATCCAAGAGCTCATTTGTCTATTTACGGAAAAATACCTCGTCTCGTGCTATCAAAATTAAAGATCTTGACGATTTGGGCAGATTACAGACCGAAGGAAACAGCTAAGTACTTGGTAAATTTTGTAATGACAGCATGAAAGGCATAGCTGATAAATCTTTATTTAATGAATTACCATACTCGAATGTTGACATCATTCGAATTCATGGTCAGTTCAATAATAGTCTTACTTGTGACCTACCGACAAAAAAGTATTTAGATAAGCTTCGTAGCCTTTATGAAATGGATCTCTTTAGCTTGAACGCACAGAGTAATCTTAATCCAGATCACAACCTTGAAAATCAACACATCCAAAGCAAATATTTCTCACCTTACAATTTTTCCATGCTCAAGGATACCTTAACTcgaactgaaaacaaaatttcattcTCATGGAAGGGCGACTTTATTTTCTATCCTTTTGACCATGTCCGTCTCGCAACCATTGAGCCCTGCAGTTTGGCCAAACCTGATTCGGGCTGGCATTACCCGAGTGAAACCAACTCACCAAGGAAGTCAGGCGGGGCGTTTGAAAAGGAGAGCTATAGCTACACTCCTATCAAATTCAAGGCAACCATCAGTTCAAATGGGTTATTCTGGGTTTTTGGAGCAAAATGTGAACAAAGCAACTGGTAATTTGCATTATGAAGTCAGCGAATTAAATATTCACTCCGACACCTCTCGCCGAACTGCCAACTTCATTGTTGTTGAGCGTAGTCCATTGTTGGCAACACAAAAGGACCGTTCACCGATGCTAACTCTTTGCCATGCTAATGTGCGAGCTGTGAAGTCCAAAACTGCTTGTTTACAGGAATACATCAGCTCCACTGATATGGATATCTTTGCGCTCACTGAAACCTGGTTGACAGAGAAGGATACtgcagcaaaacttgagattAATTCCCCGGAatct is a window of Montipora capricornis isolate CH-2021 chromosome 13, ASM3666992v2, whole genome shotgun sequence DNA encoding:
- the LOC138030522 gene encoding uncharacterized protein — translated: MPMCLIVGCSRKTGRGKGVRLCRVPAIITNQGPEVEELSIERGRLWISAISRADLTDKILNSDKVCDQHFHSGTAAPLWDRYNIDWVPTLNLGHDKTATQSEQHQAQSREARAERSKERRKCHAEQQEQEHLLKQQKLNEPGIPLADFAAEIESASTSSEQVQVENLDLQLTDQLSFGNKTTVIIDCFEVFCVKLTNVLARAQTFSSYKHHNTVKVLIGITPQGCISFASEAWGGRTSDKYLTENCGLLNNLLPGDLVMADRGFTVHDGVALKQAKLIIPAFTKGKEQLDPVDVERTRGIAHVRIHVERVMGLLRRKCTILENTLSVDFLTCNPTGNPEIQVPMIDRILRVCSGLVNLCGPIVPFD